One window of Atribacter laminatus genomic DNA carries:
- a CDS encoding IS1182 family transposase: MAYRYANRNQLQLFPSSIEDYIPLDDPVRAYDAFVEALDLEKLGLNLDPHQAGNPQYHPKVMLKLVVYGYAYGIRSSRKLERANHHNLSFIWLTSGLTPDHKTIAEFRRKNRSQLADILKQCAKMCIQLNLIEGNTLFVDGSKFKANASIKKSWDKKKAHKVLKAIDQRIADILNQCETVDEAEKGCGSLVKMDQELQDQDVLKTKVQGILKELETKKQTSLNTTDPDCTRINSLAGTHAGYSVQSVVDEKHGLILSADVVSENNDLNQFSRQINQANALLEHKCQVACADSGYASTTELAKIDQQGIKVVVPSQRQASEKIPSPFAKDQFSYDKIHDCYICPEGHTLTFSSLNKNKKNGHKHYLISAKKICLACPHYGVCTSSQHGRKVIRLVNEELREKFEAQYKEPESQAIYRKRKAKVELPFGHIKRNLGVNAFLLRGLPGVKAEASLFGTCFNLVRMITLLGVTTLVSLLKEIGGKYPTSLGGIG, translated from the coding sequence ATGGCATATCGATATGCGAATAGAAACCAACTCCAACTCTTCCCGTCGAGTATCGAAGACTACATTCCTCTCGATGATCCGGTCAGAGCCTATGATGCCTTTGTCGAAGCACTCGATCTTGAAAAGTTGGGATTGAACCTGGATCCCCACCAAGCCGGGAACCCCCAATACCACCCCAAGGTGATGTTGAAACTTGTGGTCTATGGCTATGCCTATGGGATCCGGAGTTCCCGAAAATTGGAACGAGCGAACCATCATAACCTCTCCTTTATCTGGCTGACCTCAGGGCTCACACCCGACCATAAGACCATTGCTGAATTCAGAAGAAAAAACCGCTCTCAGTTAGCTGACATCTTAAAACAGTGTGCGAAGATGTGTATCCAGCTCAATCTGATCGAAGGCAACACCCTCTTTGTCGATGGCAGCAAATTCAAAGCCAATGCCTCCATCAAAAAGAGCTGGGATAAGAAAAAAGCCCACAAAGTCCTCAAAGCGATCGATCAGCGGATTGCTGATATCCTCAACCAGTGTGAGACGGTCGATGAGGCTGAAAAGGGGTGTGGCTCTTTGGTCAAAATGGATCAGGAATTACAAGACCAAGACGTCTTAAAGACCAAAGTCCAGGGTATCTTAAAAGAACTGGAAACCAAAAAGCAAACATCCCTGAACACCACTGATCCGGACTGTACCCGGATCAATAGTCTTGCTGGAACTCACGCCGGCTACAGCGTCCAAAGTGTCGTTGATGAAAAGCACGGTCTGATTCTCTCCGCTGATGTCGTCAGTGAGAATAACGATCTCAATCAGTTCAGCCGACAGATCAACCAAGCCAATGCACTCTTAGAGCATAAGTGCCAGGTCGCCTGTGCTGATTCCGGTTATGCCTCGACCACGGAATTAGCGAAAATTGACCAGCAAGGGATCAAAGTCGTCGTTCCCTCCCAAAGACAGGCCTCAGAAAAAATACCGTCTCCTTTTGCCAAAGACCAGTTTAGCTATGATAAGATCCATGATTGCTATATCTGCCCCGAAGGACACACACTCACCTTTTCTTCTCTCAATAAGAATAAAAAAAACGGTCATAAACACTATCTGATCTCAGCCAAGAAAATCTGTTTAGCTTGTCCCCATTATGGGGTTTGTACTTCCTCTCAACACGGGAGGAAAGTCATCCGACTGGTCAATGAAGAACTCAGAGAAAAGTTCGAGGCCCAGTATAAAGAGCCTGAGTCCCAAGCCATCTACCGAAAAAGAAAAGCCAAAGTCGAGCTTCCCTTTGGACATATCAAACGTAACTTAGGTGTGAATGCCTTCCTCTTAAGAGGCCTGCCAGGAGTCAAAGCCGAAGCGTCACTCTTTGGGACCTGTTTTAACCTGGTTCGGATGATCACCCTCCTCGGGGTAACCACCTTAGTGAGTCTCTTGAAAGAGATAGGAGGGAAATATCCCACCTCTTTAGGGGGTATCGGATAA
- a CDS encoding SDR family NAD(P)-dependent oxidoreductase, giving the protein MVNVKGQLVGKKALITGAGVGIGKAIALRFVQEGAEVAVHVNRSWENGLQVVQEITQNEGKAILVQGDLTKKQEIEAVVKKATSELGSIDILVYNSGVGTQHSSDMVHTITEEDWDNVLSVNLKAFVFLSQLLLPAMMQAGKGSVITISSIRGLLGNPVLASYCASKGGMVLLTKQMALDYAKYNIRVNCICPGFVDTEMFRFYLGKQSDPEASRRVFAGMAAMNRIGRPEEIAAPTVFFASDVSSFVTGVALPVDGGYTANGVREIQ; this is encoded by the coding sequence ATGGTGAATGTCAAGGGTCAGTTAGTTGGAAAAAAAGCATTAATTACCGGTGCTGGAGTTGGTATTGGGAAAGCCATTGCTTTACGTTTTGTTCAAGAGGGGGCAGAAGTTGCCGTTCATGTGAACCGGAGCTGGGAAAATGGTTTGCAAGTCGTTCAGGAAATCACACAAAATGAAGGAAAGGCTATACTGGTTCAAGGAGACCTAACTAAGAAACAGGAAATTGAAGCCGTGGTTAAAAAGGCTACTTCAGAATTGGGTAGTATTGATATCTTAGTTTATAACAGTGGGGTTGGAACACAGCATTCATCTGATATGGTTCATACTATTACCGAAGAAGATTGGGATAACGTACTCTCAGTTAACCTCAAAGCTTTTGTTTTTCTCTCCCAACTTCTTCTTCCTGCTATGATGCAGGCAGGTAAGGGTTCAGTTATTACCATATCTTCTATCCGGGGTTTATTAGGGAATCCGGTATTAGCTTCTTACTGCGCTTCAAAAGGCGGGATGGTGCTTTTGACCAAACAAATGGCACTTGATTATGCAAAGTACAACATCCGGGTAAATTGTATTTGCCCTGGTTTTGTCGATACTGAGATGTTTCGATTTTATCTGGGGAAACAATCGGATCCAGAAGCTTCTCGGAGAGTTTTTGCGGGTATGGCGGCAATGAACCGGATTGGACGTCCAGAAGAAATTGCAGCTCCAACAGTCTTTTTTGCTTCCGATGTATCTTCTTTTGTAACTGGAGTCGCACTCCCTGTCGATGGAGGATATACGGCTAATGGAGTGAGGGAAATACAATGA
- a CDS encoding SDR family NAD(P)-dependent oxidoreductase: MMKFADKKVFISGGATGIGEAAALLFAQQGAIVTIFDRDIENGERCLQRILNEGGRGIFISGNLIYPDEVEKAVEESLNAFGGIDILINNAGVESPYSVHEMPVEEWDRVMAVNLRGMYLMAKAVIPIMKKSGGGAIVNTASISGLLGWPVSAAYCVSKGGVIQLTKQMAIDYAQDNIRVNCIAPGTTLTPLIERIFQQEPEPEKAKQQISQMHPLGRFAQPEEIAQAILFLASEDASFITGAVLPVDGGYTAK, from the coding sequence ATGATGAAATTTGCCGATAAAAAGGTCTTTATTTCAGGAGGAGCAACTGGTATTGGGGAAGCGGCAGCATTATTATTTGCTCAACAAGGGGCTATCGTAACCATTTTCGATCGAGATATTGAAAATGGCGAGAGATGCCTCCAGAGAATCTTGAATGAAGGAGGAAGGGGAATCTTTATTTCCGGAAACCTGATTTACCCTGATGAGGTTGAAAAAGCCGTCGAGGAATCTTTAAATGCTTTCGGAGGCATCGATATTTTAATCAATAATGCCGGAGTGGAATCTCCTTATTCGGTTCATGAAATGCCTGTAGAAGAATGGGACCGGGTGATGGCAGTTAACCTGCGAGGTATGTATCTAATGGCCAAAGCCGTTATTCCTATTATGAAAAAATCCGGTGGCGGAGCTATTGTCAATACCGCTTCTATTTCTGGCCTATTAGGTTGGCCAGTCTCGGCTGCTTATTGTGTCTCCAAGGGAGGGGTTATTCAGCTCACCAAACAAATGGCGATTGATTATGCTCAGGATAACATTCGGGTAAATTGTATCGCTCCTGGGACAACGTTGACTCCATTAATCGAGCGGATTTTCCAACAAGAACCCGAACCGGAGAAGGCGAAACAACAAATTTCTCAGATGCATCCTTTGGGAAGATTTGCTCAACCAGAAGAAATCGCCCAGGCGATTCTTTTCTTAGCATCGGAGGATGCTTCCTTTATAACCGGGGCCGTACTGCCGGTTGACGGCGGATATACAGCCAAATAA
- a CDS encoding endonuclease domain-containing protein, protein MLARKLRRNITETELFLWKRIKDRQLFGLKFRRQVPMGPYIVDFVCFEQKIIIELDGGQHQEQIEKDQKRDQFFQNQGYKVLRFWDNEVFQNINGVLEVIRMSCKNKSHVSS, encoded by the coding sequence ATCTTAGCAAGAAAACTTAGAAGAAATATTACCGAAACCGAATTATTTCTTTGGAAAAGAATTAAAGACAGACAACTCTTTGGTTTGAAATTTCGAAGACAAGTCCCAATGGGACCCTATATTGTCGATTTTGTATGTTTTGAGCAAAAAATCATTATTGAACTAGACGGTGGACAGCATCAAGAACAAATTGAAAAAGATCAAAAACGAGACCAATTTTTCCAGAATCAGGGCTATAAAGTACTTCGGTTCTGGGATAACGAGGTTTTCCAAAATATCAACGGAGTTCTCGAAGTTATTCGAATGAGTTGCAAAAATAAATCTCATGTTTCATCCTGA
- a CDS encoding cyclase family protein, translated as MENPISFFKNRKIIDITGELENNLWGYYSLPGMEKVVPPVEISTVATVENQGFFASKILVSTISGTYLEAGSHVLTKGNNLDRHSLNQCILPAKVIQLPNQKPKALISVDLLAQFAPEINPGDALLIGTGWDHQWNKPGFVLDSPNLERKALQWIIDKKIALLGVDLTCIEASWSEDDEETKGSLLSSLFESGALLLAPIVNVRSISQKEGILLALPMKVKGTSGAPVRAIFLE; from the coding sequence ATGGAAAATCCAATATCATTTTTTAAGAACCGAAAAATCATCGATATAACCGGAGAATTAGAAAATAACCTTTGGGGTTATTATTCTTTGCCCGGCATGGAAAAGGTTGTTCCACCGGTAGAAATCAGTACCGTTGCCACAGTTGAAAACCAGGGATTTTTTGCTTCAAAAATATTGGTCAGCACTATATCGGGGACCTATTTGGAAGCCGGGTCTCATGTACTTACCAAGGGAAACAATCTTGACCGGCATTCTCTGAATCAATGCATTCTTCCTGCCAAGGTTATTCAACTCCCCAACCAGAAACCAAAAGCCCTGATCTCCGTCGATTTATTGGCTCAATTTGCTCCAGAGATAAACCCAGGTGATGCCCTGTTGATAGGCACCGGTTGGGATCACCAGTGGAATAAGCCAGGTTTTGTCCTTGACTCACCAAATTTGGAAAGAAAAGCTCTTCAATGGATTATCGATAAAAAAATTGCTTTATTGGGGGTTGATTTAACTTGTATTGAAGCTTCTTGGTCTGAAGATGATGAGGAAACCAAGGGCAGTCTTCTGAGTTCTCTCTTTGAATCAGGTGCTCTTTTGTTGGCTCCCATTGTCAATGTTCGAAGCATCTCTCAAAAAGAAGGTATTCTTCTTGCTCTTCCTATGAAGGTAAAAGGGACATCAGGGGCGCCAGTAAGAGCAATTTTCTTAGAATGA
- a CDS encoding histidine kinase N-terminal 7TM domain-containing protein, which yields MNYFPIILQTTGIIVFTFGLIIWDRKSLLSSNLALLAFALALWSITDSFLYVSPPLKHKIYWAVIGYPGSQFSPVLLFFFFFNFTGLEKLLTRKRIILLCILPLISVVMAATNSWHHWLWASIKETEGWFGSGTLFVHGPWFWVEVIYSYTLIGVGVFLYLRFLIKSSKELSLKARQILTLSIFPFFGHLLYIFYPEAFSGCDLTPLIFGAVVLIFIWFSFRYQYIDLVPIARSTLIDNLEVGFLFLDIFNRIVDINPKAKNFLNLTNSVIGKSAENSIPIWSKLEKISNDPIIVDLGNNKKHIYLSVYSSPVINKNKSCIGKVIVFNEITEQLMIKEAWLKTEQEKSLILQAMNDMVAFYNSPDLTISWANPAAAISVNRKLDEITGLHCYEIWNQRSEPCEGCPVLKTFATGEKQTIEKETPDGRAWELRSYPVFDKQKNILGVVELGYDITIRKNFEKRMRYFSFHDALTGLYNRAYFEEELKRLFGSREIQIGILLADVNGLKLVNDAFGHQAGDLLLKRVADILRLACRKEDLIARWGGDEFIVLLTNVNIENLKELEIRIQEACLKDNNEPVPLSISVGYAIKEKRGTIEELLKITEERMYRKKLDEGPFNRHRILDYLEDVLEKISSENGKQMENLTSLSNAFAQELGLSEHEKKQLDLLIRFHDLGKITIPQDIINKTIELTPEEWESIKKHSEIGYRIANSSPELAPIAEAILAHHEHWNGRGYPQNLEGEKIPLLARILAIVEAYDVMLRGSSYKAPMTEIQACREIQNQAGKQFDPRLVEVFLKLVHQTRLKKVAE from the coding sequence TTGAATTATTTTCCTATCATTCTTCAGACAACAGGCATCATAGTTTTTACTTTTGGTTTGATAATATGGGACCGTAAATCACTACTCAGCAGTAACTTAGCCTTACTAGCCTTTGCTTTAGCTCTTTGGTCGATTACTGATAGTTTTTTATATGTCAGTCCTCCTCTAAAGCACAAAATCTATTGGGCAGTTATTGGATATCCTGGTTCTCAATTTTCTCCAGTCTTACTATTCTTTTTTTTCTTTAATTTTACTGGTCTGGAAAAATTACTCACTCGAAAAAGAATTATTCTTCTCTGTATATTACCGTTAATTTCAGTGGTTATGGCTGCAACCAATAGTTGGCATCATTGGCTTTGGGCTAGTATAAAAGAAACAGAAGGATGGTTTGGGTCAGGAACATTATTCGTTCACGGACCATGGTTTTGGGTGGAAGTAATTTATAGTTATACATTAATTGGGGTTGGGGTATTCCTTTATCTACGTTTTCTAATAAAATCTTCGAAAGAACTTTCTTTAAAAGCTCGACAAATTCTGACACTATCAATTTTTCCTTTCTTTGGGCACCTTTTGTATATATTTTATCCAGAGGCTTTTTCTGGGTGCGATTTGACTCCCTTAATATTTGGTGCTGTGGTCTTAATTTTTATCTGGTTTTCCTTCCGCTATCAATATATCGATCTGGTTCCAATTGCTCGATCAACTTTGATTGATAATCTTGAAGTCGGATTTTTATTTCTTGATATTTTTAATCGAATCGTTGATATTAATCCAAAAGCAAAAAATTTTTTAAATCTCACCAATTCAGTTATTGGAAAATCAGCTGAAAATTCTATTCCTATTTGGTCAAAATTGGAAAAAATATCCAATGATCCAATAATTGTTGACCTGGGGAATAATAAAAAACATATTTATCTGAGTGTTTATAGTTCTCCAGTTATAAATAAAAACAAAAGTTGTATCGGAAAAGTTATCGTTTTCAATGAAATAACTGAACAGCTGATGATCAAGGAGGCGTGGTTAAAGACTGAACAAGAAAAATCTCTCATCCTTCAAGCGATGAACGATATGGTTGCTTTTTACAACAGTCCAGACCTCACCATCAGTTGGGCAAATCCTGCGGCAGCTATTTCAGTCAATCGGAAATTAGATGAAATTACAGGACTTCATTGCTATGAAATCTGGAATCAAAGATCAGAACCTTGCGAAGGTTGTCCAGTTTTAAAAACTTTTGCTACAGGTGAAAAGCAAACTATTGAAAAAGAAACTCCGGATGGTCGAGCATGGGAGTTACGTTCTTACCCAGTTTTTGATAAACAAAAAAATATTTTAGGGGTAGTAGAATTAGGTTATGATATAACAATTCGGAAGAATTTTGAAAAAAGAATGAGATACTTCAGTTTTCATGATGCCTTAACTGGCCTCTATAATCGAGCCTATTTTGAGGAAGAGCTCAAAAGGCTTTTCGGAAGTAGAGAAATTCAGATTGGAATACTTCTTGCCGATGTGAATGGCTTAAAATTGGTTAATGATGCCTTTGGACATCAAGCAGGGGACTTGCTGTTAAAACGAGTTGCTGACATATTGAGACTAGCTTGCAGGAAAGAAGACTTAATTGCTCGATGGGGAGGAGATGAATTTATTGTTCTTCTCACGAATGTCAATATAGAAAATTTAAAAGAACTGGAAATAAGGATCCAGGAGGCATGTTTAAAAGATAATAACGAACCGGTTCCCCTGAGTATTTCAGTTGGATACGCAATCAAAGAAAAAAGAGGAACTATAGAAGAGCTTTTAAAAATCACTGAAGAAAGAATGTACCGAAAAAAGCTGGATGAGGGTCCATTCAACCGCCATAGAATTCTTGACTATTTAGAAGATGTTCTGGAAAAGATATCCAGTGAAAATGGAAAACAAATGGAGAATCTAACCAGTTTATCCAATGCTTTTGCTCAAGAACTTGGTTTATCCGAGCATGAAAAAAAGCAGTTAGATTTATTGATTCGCTTTCATGATTTAGGGAAAATAACCATTCCTCAAGATATAATTAATAAAACTATCGAGCTAACTCCCGAAGAATGGGAGAGCATTAAGAAACATTCTGAAATCGGATATCGGATTGCCAATTCATCTCCCGAATTAGCTCCAATAGCTGAAGCGATTCTTGCCCATCATGAGCATTGGAACGGTCGAGGTTATCCCCAAAACCTCGAAGGTGAAAAAATACCCTTATTAGCTCGAATTCTTGCCATTGTTGAAGCCTACGATGTGATGCTAAGGGGTAGTTCGTATAAAGCTCCGATGACCGAAATACAGGCTTGCAGAGAAATCCAAAATCAAGCGGGAAAACAGTTTGACCCTCGCTTGGTTGAGGTTTTTCTCAAATTAGTTCATCAAACTAGGCTAAAGAAGGTAGCTGAGTAA
- a CDS encoding class I SAM-dependent methyltransferase: MHERRFQGDINRLRYPERLERLELNRVVNIATEGTLFHSILDVGTGSGVFAEAFYQYGYEIVGVDANPEFIPLAKKIAPQVQFIEGLAEALPFPDESFDLVFMGLVFHETDNRLKALQEAYRVTRFRLAILEWPYRIQESGPPIAHRVDRDEINRLADQTGFSRIEVFELAHFLLYRLEKK; the protein is encoded by the coding sequence ATGCACGAACGCCGATTTCAAGGTGATATCAATCGTCTTCGCTATCCTGAACGACTGGAGCGCCTTGAACTGAATCGGGTGGTTAACATTGCCACCGAAGGAACTTTATTTCACAGCATTTTAGATGTTGGAACTGGAAGTGGGGTTTTTGCCGAAGCTTTTTATCAGTATGGTTATGAAATTGTTGGAGTCGATGCTAATCCAGAATTTATCCCTCTTGCCAAAAAAATCGCACCCCAGGTTCAATTTATAGAAGGACTGGCAGAAGCGCTTCCTTTCCCAGATGAATCCTTCGATCTAGTTTTTATGGGTTTAGTCTTCCATGAAACTGATAACCGACTTAAAGCTTTACAAGAAGCTTATCGAGTGACTCGGTTTCGGTTAGCTATCCTGGAGTGGCCATACCGTATCCAAGAGTCTGGTCCACCGATTGCTCATCGAGTTGACAGAGATGAAATAAATCGTTTGGCTGATCAAACTGGATTTTCTCGAATCGAAGTCTTTGAATTAGCACATTTTCTTCTCTATCGACTTGAGAAAAAATAA
- a CDS encoding Fur family transcriptional regulator — translation MDKPLQEIVNELKKRNIRPSYQRLKILEYLMKERYHPTVEDIYFDLLKKIPTLSKSTIYNTLKLFIEKKLIKEVSIENNETRYDIILTNHGHFKCNKCGVIIDFKVNIDDFIAENLNDYKIQEKNVTFKGICPKCFKEK, via the coding sequence ATGGATAAACCACTACAAGAAATTGTCAATGAATTAAAAAAAAGAAATATTCGACCTTCTTATCAGAGACTTAAAATCTTAGAATACCTAATGAAAGAACGATACCACCCAACTGTTGAAGATATATACTTTGACCTTCTTAAAAAAATTCCAACTCTTTCTAAATCCACCATATATAACACCTTAAAACTCTTTATTGAAAAGAAATTGATAAAAGAAGTATCCATAGAGAACAACGAAACCAGGTATGACATCATCCTCACCAATCATGGGCACTTTAAGTGTAATAAATGCGGTGTGATTATTGATTTTAAGGTAAATATCGATGATTTCATCGCCGAAAATTTAAATGATTACAAAATTCAAGAAAAGAATGTTACCTTTAAGGGCATTTGCCCCAAATGTTTTAAGGAGAAGTAA
- a CDS encoding catalase has protein sequence MKEKKKKLTTAAGAPVVDNQNVITAGPRGPMLMQDVWFLEKMANFDREVIPERRMHAKGSGAFGNFTVTHDITRYTKAKIFSAIGKKTDVFARFSTVAGERGAADAERDIRGFAIKFYTEEGNWDLVGNNTPVFFLRDPLKFPDLNHVVKRDPRTNLRSPKNNWDFWTLLPEALHQVTITMSDRGIPLSYRHMHGFGSHTFSMINAKNERFWVKFHFHTHQGIKNLTDQEAEALIGKDRESHQRDLLESIDRGDFPRWTMFIQVMPEKDAAKMSYNPFDLTKVWFKKDFPLIEVGILELNRNPENYFADVEQAAFNPANVVPGIGFSPDKMLQARLFSYGDAQRYRLGVNLHQIPVNASRCPFHSYHRDGAIRADGNYGSTLSYEPNSYGEWQEQPEYKEPPLTIDGAADHWNFREDDDDYYTQPGILFRLMTPQQQQVLFENTARHMGDCPKEIKIRHIGNCLKADPAYGKGVAKAMGIPLSEVK, from the coding sequence ATGAAAGAAAAGAAAAAGAAATTAACCACTGCTGCCGGAGCTCCTGTGGTTGACAATCAAAATGTCATAACCGCTGGACCTCGAGGGCCAATGCTTATGCAGGATGTCTGGTTTTTGGAAAAAATGGCCAATTTTGACCGGGAAGTTATCCCGGAAAGACGTATGCACGCTAAAGGATCTGGTGCTTTTGGGAACTTCACGGTAACCCATGATATTACTCGATATACTAAAGCGAAAATATTCTCTGCGATTGGGAAAAAAACCGATGTTTTTGCTCGTTTTTCCACGGTTGCCGGAGAAAGGGGAGCAGCTGATGCCGAACGAGATATCCGGGGATTTGCTATTAAGTTTTATACTGAAGAAGGAAACTGGGACCTGGTGGGGAACAATACTCCGGTTTTCTTTTTACGAGATCCTTTGAAGTTTCCTGATTTAAACCATGTTGTGAAGCGAGATCCACGAACCAACTTAAGAAGTCCAAAAAATAATTGGGATTTTTGGACACTCCTTCCAGAAGCACTTCATCAGGTTACTATCACAATGAGTGATCGGGGTATACCTTTATCCTACCGACATATGCATGGCTTTGGGAGCCATACTTTTAGTATGATTAATGCGAAGAATGAACGTTTCTGGGTGAAATTTCATTTCCATACTCATCAGGGTATTAAAAACTTAACCGACCAGGAAGCCGAAGCTCTTATTGGCAAAGATCGAGAAAGCCACCAGCGAGACCTCTTAGAAAGCATTGATCGAGGTGATTTCCCTCGCTGGACCATGTTCATCCAAGTTATGCCGGAAAAGGATGCCGCAAAAATGTCCTATAATCCCTTTGACCTCACCAAAGTATGGTTTAAGAAAGACTTTCCTCTCATCGAAGTTGGAATTTTAGAGTTAAATCGAAATCCGGAGAACTATTTTGCCGATGTTGAACAAGCCGCTTTTAATCCGGCAAATGTTGTCCCAGGTATCGGTTTTTCACCAGATAAAATGTTACAAGCTCGGCTTTTCTCCTATGGAGATGCTCAGCGATATCGATTGGGCGTTAACCTCCATCAGATCCCGGTCAATGCATCCCGCTGTCCGTTTCATAGTTATCATCGTGATGGGGCAATCCGGGCGGATGGCAACTATGGAAGCACTCTGAGTTATGAACCCAACAGCTATGGAGAATGGCAGGAACAGCCGGAGTACAAAGAACCGCCTCTGACTATAGATGGTGCCGCTGACCACTGGAATTTCCGAGAGGACGACGATGATTATTATACCCAACCGGGGATTCTCTTCCGGTTAATGACACCTCAACAACAACAGGTGTTGTTTGAGAACACTGCCCGTCATATGGGTGATTGTCCAAAAGAAATAAAAATAAGACACATCGGGAATTGCTTAAAAGCTGATCCAGCCTATGGAAAAGGGGTGGCTAAAGCAATGGGGATTCCCCTCAGTGAAGTGAAATAA
- a CDS encoding YbaN family protein, translated as MKPVVRYLYIILGVIFLSLGVIGVFLPILPTTPFLLLTSFCFLRSSKRLYNWLINHRIFGVFIYNYLTYKSATKNTKIGTIIFLWASLFISSLFISQFAIKLVLLAVGIGVTIHICTLRTFVQKRETQSIPQFETARRNTG; from the coding sequence ATGAAACCGGTGGTTCGATATTTATACATCATATTGGGGGTAATATTCCTCAGTTTAGGGGTTATTGGTGTTTTCCTGCCAATACTTCCAACTACACCATTCTTACTACTCACTTCTTTCTGCTTTCTTCGCAGTTCCAAACGACTGTATAATTGGTTGATTAATCATCGTATATTTGGAGTTTTTATTTATAATTATCTGACTTATAAGTCGGCTACCAAAAACACTAAAATAGGAACTATCATCTTTCTATGGGCTTCACTATTTATTTCATCTCTTTTTATATCTCAGTTCGCAATAAAATTAGTATTATTAGCGGTTGGCATTGGGGTCACCATTCATATCTGTACTTTAAGGACCTTTGTCCAAAAAAGAGAAACTCAATCAATTCCCCAATTCGAAACGGCCAGAAGGAATACCGGATAA
- a CDS encoding DUF937 domain-containing protein, which translates to MDLIDLIKQLNNDDVLGQVSQSMGVEPQQVKKVTQLGLPTLVEAMNRNAKTQEGARSLERALEQHQDDEVDDLSKYIRHADAHDGEKILRHVFSDKSERVESKIAKQTGLDMSQVMGILAQFAPLVLGLLGKEKKEKNIDYNGVANMTSSIANQLGGESGSGLMGMVSQFLDSDQDGDIMDDLGGLFGGLFG; encoded by the coding sequence ATGGATCTCATAGATTTGATTAAACAATTGAATAATGACGATGTTTTAGGTCAAGTCAGTCAATCGATGGGCGTTGAGCCTCAACAGGTAAAGAAAGTTACCCAATTAGGATTGCCAACTTTAGTTGAAGCCATGAATCGAAATGCCAAAACTCAGGAAGGAGCTCGGTCTTTGGAAAGAGCTTTGGAACAACATCAGGATGATGAAGTCGATGATTTATCGAAGTATATCCGCCATGCTGATGCTCACGACGGCGAAAAAATCCTTCGCCACGTTTTTTCTGATAAAAGCGAGAGAGTTGAAAGCAAGATTGCTAAACAAACCGGATTGGATATGAGTCAGGTTATGGGAATTCTGGCTCAATTTGCACCGCTGGTCCTTGGCCTTTTGGGCAAAGAAAAGAAGGAGAAAAATATAGATTATAACGGTGTTGCCAATATGACTTCCTCTATAGCCAATCAACTGGGAGGAGAATCTGGTTCTGGACTAATGGGAATGGTGTCTCAATTTTTAGATTCCGATCAAGATGGAGACATCATGGATGATTTAGGTGGATTGTTTGGCGGTTTGTTTGGATAA